A window from Schistosoma haematobium chromosome 1, whole genome shotgun sequence encodes these proteins:
- the AHCTF1_2 gene encoding Protein ELYS (EggNog:ENOG410VA0Z~COG:K) — MTASPYDAPLPCRSDLYVEGSGRGPLRKPPVPVWALKQYLIELDNTTSLTKTPIFTPTKLQNPMVVLDQFHTKETTYQLTNNDVDNKEDTTPKVTVKSRKTRDQHPHHKISTHSSQQTTESIIDHLDRLHQEDNYHHYHHPYQPIDMDDNDDNSSVTSSMTDSSETVRRSTRRVRPPKRYDSSAV; from the exons atgactgcatctccttacgatgctccactgccttgtcgaTCAGATCTTTATGTCGAAGGCTCTGGGCGTGGCccgctaagaaaaccacctgttccggtttgggcactcaagca ATACTTAATTGAGCTTGACAATACAACTTCTCTTACTAAAACCCCAATTTTCACAcctacaaaattacaaaatccaATGGTTGTTTTAGATCAATTTCATACTAAAGAAACTACTTATCAGTTAACTAATAATGATGTTGATAATAAAGAAGATACTACTCCAAAAGTTACAGTAAAATCACGCAAAACACGTGATCAACATCCTCATCATAAAATCTCTACTCATTCTTCACAACAAACAACAGAATCTATTATTGATCATTTAGATCGTCTTCATCAAGAAgataattatcatcattatcatcatccaTATCAACCAATTGATatggatgataatgatgataattcaTCTGTAACAAGTTCTATGACTGATTCATCAGAAACTGTACGTCGATCAACTAGACGTGTTAGACCACCGAAACGTTATGATTCTTCAGCTGTTTAG